In Silene latifolia isolate original U9 population chromosome 6, ASM4854445v1, whole genome shotgun sequence, the genomic window ATTTAAGGGGAATCAAATGATAATTTTACACTGAAATCTAAAAAAATGATCGGGGGCCGAGCATATAACTAAGGTCATCCACTGCTACTAAAATCTGCTAACCGTATTCATTAACATTATTAAATATCATAAATCTGTTCTTGCTATTTGTCAAATAAGGCCTAAATATTTTCGTGTCGTAGTGaacatttatataatattttatatTTCTAACTAATAGTCAAACCTTGTAAGTTGTAACCTTTGAACTTAAAAAAGTGTAAGAGAAAGACGGCAAAAACATGTTAACATACCTTCGGTAGTTGATAGGGATGATACCAGCAGTGTAAACGGCAAGCCTTTGGAAAGCGGGTTTAGAAAGGTCTAAGTGCTCTCGAGGCGGGTTACACCACCCGCCAGCATTGGTATCCTGGTACCAATTTGGCGGGCAGAGGTTGGTGGCGGTGATGGTGATAGAAGGGCTACCACTAGTGCACCATTTCGAATTAACACACATGACTTGGTAGCAACGACCACAAGCGTAACCATTGTTGAATAACACTGTGCTTAATGCTGCTGTATTGGTTCCATAACCGTTGCTGAATAAATTTCCGTATCCACATGCTCCTCCTATAATTCAAGACCAAAAGATGCCGTGTAAACAACAAATCAAAGTAACTTGTTGTAATAAATTAAATCGATCATAGTGGTGATTGGTGAAGCATCggttttggttgagttgattTATTTACATGGTATCAAGCCGGTGCAACTAATATCATATTTTTAAATCTGAGCACCCTCCTTTTAAAAGCCCAGAGGGCTTTCTCGCGCTATCAATCAACTCAACCAAAAATATAAGCTAGTGGTTAAAGACACAGGAATGACTTTATAGTCTAACACAAATAAAGCGGCTATAAGCATTAAACAAAGCTCAATCTTTCTAACCATTTTACTAGAGTCAGATTCACAAGAAATTCTCATTAATTATGGTAAAAATGAGTTTATACTTGAATATTTCATGAGAATATCTTGTACGTAAATTTTTCCATGTTTGATTTATTAATGTGTGTTCTTAGGCACATATTAGAAAAACCGTTAATGCAATAATCATGTACGAGTAATATATACCCATGGTGGCGGAGGCGGAATCATCGCCATAGAAAGTAGCATGAGCAAGCTTCCATGGAGTTGGCTGAAAAACACTTTCTCCACGTAATATTACCATACACAACACTACAAACCATAACATTAAAAACTTAGAGGCCATGATTTAATATGCTTAGCCTCCCAAAACTCTTAAAAATATCTGAAAATTATTATGAACAAATTAGCGTTACACTAAAATTTagataaatttgatttaagttgaAGCAAACATTATATATAATGTTACCAAATATAGAAGAAATTCATTAATCAAGTTGCCAATCATGGAGCCGGCCGGCCATAATCTTAGTGACTCCCACGAATTTACTTTGTGGGGGGAGACTAGTCATAGTACTAcgctttgtaagttgtaagttgTAAGTTGTAACCTTATATACGCAACAAGGCTTTTCAATGGATTGGCCGTCCGTTCTTTGGACATGGTCAATAACCTGCTTCTCTTGTTCGTAAAATAAGCGGGTATATATGCGAATTGCATTTTTTAATTTAAATGTTTGTGGCATTGACTTTGCCCCTAATTTGTCTAAACCCCCGTTAGTGATGAAGCTTATTTATTAATGGGTGTGTTTAGGCCGGGTCGAGAATTATTCAAATAAGAAGCGATTTAGAATGGTTTTGTTGTTTTTTATGAATATATTTCCGTATAGCTTAATTTGGTGATGTGGTAAACTTAAATAGGTCGAAAACGCAAGGTCAAAGGTAGAAACAGATAAATCGCTAAAAAAGAGGCAAGAGCAATGCTCACTAATTAAACACACTTTTCAAGTTTTTATGCTTGAGTAAGGACTCGAGATCAAACCTCGAATTCAACACGGGTTCAAGCTCGAGTCTATCTTCGATAACTtgtcaaaagaaaaaaaaggtgtAAGCCCACAAAAATCGACCAAAAATGGAATGTGGTAAGAAATCAAAGAATCCAAGGGAAAAGTGGTCTCTTTGACTCATGATTGGAGATCTTGTACGAGAAATACATAcattactagttttaaacccgtgaaaaaAGATAGCCCTGATTCCTAAGAAAGATAGCCCTGCTTCTGTTACAGACTTTAGACCCATTGCGTGCTGCAATGTGATCTATAAGTGCATTACCAAGGTCATTTGCACTAGGCTCAATGAAGTTCTTGGTGATCTTGTTAGTGACAATCAAAGTGCTTTTATTAAAGGAAGGGACATTGTCGATAACATTCTTATCTGCCAAGACCTCGTTAGACTTTATAATAGGAAGACTTGCTCCCCCAGAGCTATGATGAAAATTGACTTAAGAAAAGCGTATGACTCTATTGAATGGTCGTTTATTGATGATATGCTGATTGCTCTGAAGTTCCCTGATAAAATGAGGCACTGGATCATGGCTTGTGTGTCCTCTCCTACTTTTTCTTTATCCTTGAATGGCAACTTATTTGGTTACTTCAAGGGCAAAAGAGGAATACGGCAGGGAGATCCTATGTCCCCTTTGATCTTCACGCTTTGTATGGAATATTTAACTAGAATTCTCAATGTTGTGACCTGCAAACCTGAGTTCCATTACCATCCTCTTTGTGGAAGGTTGAAGTTGAGCCATCTCGCTGCAGGACGACCTCTTGCTTTTTTGTAGGGGTGATTCTTCTTCTCTCATGATCTTCATGAGAGCTCTTAAAACTTTTGAGGATGCTTCTGGACTTCAAGTTAATAAAGAGAAGTCTGAAATCTATATGAATGGTGTTACCCTGATGGACCAAAGACAAGTGTCTAAGGTTATCCGGGTTTCGTTGGGAAGCTTTCCTTTTAGATATCCTGGGAATTCCCATTTCTTATAAGAGATTGAATGTAGCCGATCGCAATGATTGACCGAGAAGATGGTTCAAAAATCGAGCATGGGGGCTAGGAAATTAAGTTACGCAGGGGTAGTCGATTAAATCATCCTCTCTCATATCCATACTTATCAGTGCGGGGTGTTCATTATACCAGTCTGACAAGAATGAAAAAGATTGAAGGGATTTGCCGATCTTTTCTCTCGGTCGTGGACCGAACACTACAAAAACCCCTCGATTTCTGGGACACTTGCTGCAGAAGTCGGGATGAAGGGGGCTAGGATTCATTCATGGTCCACATTGGAATCAAGGCTATGATGGCCAAATATACCTGGTGGATAGCAAATAAGGAGGACCATTTGTGGATCAAGTGGGTGAATGCCATCTATATTAAGCAAACAGGATCGGTGGAATTATGCTCCTTCCATTGGGACTAGTGGACTTGGAGGCAAATTTGCAAAACTAAGGATCTTTTCAAGCATGGCTACACCAATAATACTTGGTATGGGGAAGCTTATACGTATGTGAAGGGGTATGCCTGGTCGCAAGGTCCTTACAGGAAGGTACATTGGCATCATGTTATATGGAATAGACTCAGCGTACCCAAGCACTCTTTTATTTTTCGGTTAGTTCGTTTTGCAGAGAATCTTGACCAAGGATAGGCTTGCTAAATTTGGGGTACTGATGGATGATACGTGCTTTCTCTGCGGCAATGCTCGGAAACCTGTGATCATCTGTACTATGATTGTGCCTTCGGTGCACAGTGTCTGCAATTGGTGCAGCAGTGGTTGCAAATCAATCTTCAGGGGACAGAAATTGTAGACTGGTGTATCCATATGCGATGTAAATCTCTACTCAGGAAGCAAATTATTATGGCTGGTCTTGCCAAGTATGGTCTATCATATATGGATGGCACGCAACAAATGCCGACGGAAGGGGTCGTTGATCATCCTAGGGTTGTGTTTCAAAGATATTAAGCGTGATGTAATCCTTAGAGTTTCAGCTCGTTTAGGAGTGATTAAGCACAAAGTTAGTTCTTCTTGGCTAGACCATGTAAGGACGTTCTAAAGTGTGTTTTGGTGCTTTGTAACCAAGTAGGGTGATGTAACTTCTCATGATTATGCTAATATATTAACctttcacctaaaaaaaaaacccgtgaaaaaaaatgcacgggtcataATAACATGTGTTATTATTGAATACATGACTCAGGAGCATATAAATGAGCGTTATTAAATGTGAATATCGTGATAATATAAGTAAGTCTATAATTGAAAATTCGAcataaatataatttaattaacctttttcattCTAATGACATAATACAGTTTTCATCATTAATACACATATAATTTAGgagaaaaggacggtttttattCTCACGACTTTCATCATTAATGTAATTAAACTAATCGAATCAATCTATTAGTCGCCACTTCGAACGAATATCACATGGAATGAGAATAAATCAGATAATATGTGATAAGAGTCCCATTTGCCCTATACATTGATGGAAATGAGAATAAGCGGATATATCAATTGCAAAATGAGGACAAATAGAAACTACACTCATCTAACTAACATCAATAGTTCTTTCTtaagatatatatatatcatcTTACGAATAAAATGGATCAATAACACCTCACTTGCATAGATAGGACAAATTATTTTTACTAATCTCAACGCATATTATTTTTAACTTATGTGCAATATTATTTTTATCTATGTGCAATATTATTTTTATCTTATGTACAATACTTTACACATTGTAAGATTAAGACGGATATATCGGTCTTAAATATGAATATGTGATCTATATATGTCAAACTAACATAGTCAAGTTAATATATCATACAAAAATTGGCCAAATTAAAGATCCGGTAATCTAAAACGACAACCCAACAATGAGATAATAATTCAATTGCACTCATCTGATACTCATATGGCCTATATCAAATATGGCTATATATAAACAGTAGGTATTGCGTAAGACAGTTTTACACTATGAAACGGTCCCAATATTGTGTAAGACGATTTTAGCAATAAATGAACAACTTTTTTACAAAAGTGGATTGTCTCACCGTATGAGACCGTCTTACACAATAATTTAtgatatataaatacataaatcaACTCTTTCTAAGAATTTTACCCTACTTCATATTACCTATACCCGCAACCGCCCTCTTCCTCTTACAATTACTAACCGACTTTTCATTTTGCCTCCTTTCTCATTGACTATCACCATCTCAAAAATTATCTGTCCTACTGTTATCCCTTTTCTACCTATATGTTAATCGGCCTTTGTTCTTTAATTAGCCTAATTGTACACAATTGTCCACTACTTCAGAACATTCCACATCCCTTCTCCCTCCCCAATCACTCCGCCTCCACAGTAGCATAAGACGGTTACTACTCATCCAACATTTCAATTCAATCGCACCTATTTCCCATTTCACTATATTAGAACACGATTCTAACGTGATCAATGCGAATAATCATATATTTGCGTTGTTGTGCCTCGAAATTTGTAGATCTATTGCTAATTGTATCTGGGTCTCCATAATTTTTGAAAATCTAATTTCAAAAGAGGCGGTGTAttattttatgttaaaattttcattttaaactaTATTTTCACACtttaaatattattatatatcttttttcttattttagtATATTTTCACTACTTTTGTTATACTCTTTATTGTAGATCTGATGCTCTTGTTAGTATTAAATCATCCCTGTATTTGTGTTCCAAGAAAATAttcttttttttaattaaattttatttttaagactttttcctttttagtattttttatatttagtttttttCTATATTATTGAAgtactttactttttttttaatttaaatatacTTTCTTTTTGGACTACTATTTAAATTATTTTTCATAATTATTTTCTGATGATTATTGTGTTTGTGTCATGAACCATAGTTATATTATTTCGATTTCAAcaaaaaattcattttttttattttttatttttattttgtttcctttaaaatgtttctggtattttttattttaaataaagaATGGCTTATATACGCAACTTTATTTTTTTGCTAGTTATTAAATATTTTATcatttagaaaaataaaataaatattttaattatttttttaataatttaattaaagACAAAAATCTAATCAATCATAAATATCATATAGTAAAGAAAAATTaacttgattgattttttttttgttgaagtaACTTGATTATTTTCTACTACGTATAAtgtattttaattatctttttaataatttaattaaagACAAAAATCTGATCAATCATAAATATCATATAGTAAAGACAAattattttgattgattttttttgttGAAGTAACTTGATTATTTTCTACTACGTATAATGTTCAATGAAGATTTGTCtagaaaaaatgaaaataaaagctTCTGAAGAAAATGAATTGGCCAATTTATATTAATTTTCAGTACAATTTTCCATTTATTTTGTCTTTAGTGTAAGATTGaatgtatttaatttttttttatcataagctttttaacatatgaatatgaatatacGAATAAGATTAATCAGGATAAAAATTAAGTTGACGAAAAGAGATGAGAggagagagagtaattaaatgttgtataaatcatGGGGGGTCTCATATATAACCAATTCTCTCAAATGCATCAGCCAATCAGAAGCCAAAGAAAAACCcaacttttatactatgtagatatgAACACGATATGATAACTGTATGCATCCCTGACTAGTAGAGATGAGAGCCGttaccacttgtttaagagatgagagccgtTACCACTCACACCAACCAACTTTGGTTCGTATACCTTAATTTGGTGATGTGGTAAACTTAAGCTATCATAACAATAACAAAGTAGTCTTAAATAGGTCGAAAACGCACGGTCAAAGGTAGAAACAAATAAATCACTAAAAAAGAGGCAAGAGCAATGCTTGCTAAGTTGCTAATTAAACACACTTTTCAAGTTTTTATGCTCGAGTAAGGATTCGAGATCAAAACTCAAATTCAACACGGGTCAAAGCATTTAAAAATGGACAAAAATGGTATGTGGTAAGAAATCAAAGAATAGAAGAGAGAAATGGCCTGTTTGATTCACGATTGAAGATCTTGGAAGAGAATACATACATTATATGAACAGGATATGATAACTGTACGTATGCATCCCTGACTAGTAGAGTAGTAGTAAAAGACTGCAGTGGAATGTGGAATATACATGGTTTACAGTATTACACAAGTGTTTATTGGCAATTCGGTAAATGTCAATAGATCACCACAAGAGCtcgagaaaaaaaaatgaaatatcttGGTCCCTCGTCTCAAACGACAAAGCAATATCAGCATCCCCAACACACCTTGTAATATGCTTGAATCTACACTATCTTGTACAAAGGCTGCATTCACATTATAGTAGTTACAACTTACAATGATATCGGTGATAACTTCAGCAAACTTAGAAGTATGGCATATTGGCATCGCATGTACCTTGATCTCAAGCCTGGCTTCCTTCTGGCAGGGTTATCAGGCGACTCTTTGAATCATAGATTAATTCTGTCGCACAGCTGGAGAATAATGTTTTGACACTGATTAGAATAGTCGAAACTCAAGCGTGTCACAAAGTCTCTCATGAATGATGAGGTATGAGAATCAGATGTATGCACCTAGACATGACAAATGTCTTATTCTGTACGAATCCATCATTTTGGGTATACTATGCACTTCGGGAGGTGTTTGGTCGGCTTGGTTTTGATCGTGCTTTTATAGGGTCATTTAAGGTCTGAATCGGATCATTTCCAATGGTGTACCAGTGATGCTTTTTAGTTTTCGAAAAAATGGGTATTTTGAGAGGTTTTTATTTAAGTTTAGGGGTACCAGTGATGTTTTCGAAAAATGAGGGATACCACGTAGAGAGACGGTTTTGGCGGACCCCGACATTGTAAAATGCTTGCAGTGAATAGATGGGGACTATAGAATGTGTGGGCAGAAACTTACTTGGTGCATTTCAACTTGTTAGCGTTTCCCCCGCTGGAAATTGAAAGGATAGTCCCGAAGAACGAAAGGTTCTCTGTACCACAGTTGGGACATGGGCCCTAACACAAGTACACAACCTATAGTTACAATCTTAATCTTAAATTATACAAATCATTAATACTTTTAATAAGAGTGGCAGTAATATTACCTTCAAGATAAGGAAATCTTTGACAATCAACTTAGTGATGGCCTGGGATATCCATAGTATCGCAGGCAATGCAGCGAACCAAGTGAAAATGAAGCTGAATGGCTCTGGAAGCTCCAATAGCAGCGTGATCTCAAATCCCGTCAAATCATCCAGAAAGAAAAACCTGTCCGTCACATTTTTAAGTAATTCATGCTAGTATTTGACACCAAAACATGTCTGCCTAGGTCTTTCAGTCTTTATTCTTTTAACTTTCCCCGAAAAAGTAAATTTGTATCCGAACATATTGTTTTAAGAGTAATTAGTAGATGTAGAAGATGCTACTTAGTACTTACAGTCCAAGGGCAACTACTGCAGCTGGAACATTCAACAGAAACATTTTGAAGTAGTCGACTGTCAGGTCACTGTAAACCTGTCATACTGAAGCTTATCAGAAGAGCAGAAGAGAAGAAACCCTTCTAGCTCAAATACATATGGTCAAGCTCAAATTATATTACGgcatacaaaatattaatttaGACGAGTAGACACTTCCAAGCTTAATTGAGTTATCCAACAAGTAAATGACATACCTTTCGACTCCTGAGACTGCACCGAGGACCCTCTACGACAATCATACTTCCTTCCGTCTACAAAGGTGAAATGTGTCAAGGATTCATGATAAGGAAGCTAGGACAAGCTTAAGGCGTAAAGCGGAAAGTACAGACCTTAAGTTTCAACTTGAGGTCATCAAACTCTTGATCTGACAAAATTGGTTTTCCGGCTACATAAGCCATTGAAGCTTCTAAAAACCTCTGCTCATCACCACCTGATTAGTAAAATTAATCCATCAGCAGTGAGTCTTGTATGTGAAACCATCTCGTATAAATTTTGACATAAATAAGTAGTTTAATTAAGAACGCACTTAGCATGACTACGCTGCTTCCTTCCCACATAAGCTCTTCCTTGAGATTATCGAATTCTTCATTTGACATGATCGCCTTTCCCTCATAGTAGAACGACTGGTCATATATAAGGCAAGCAAACAATCAACAATGCAGCTAATTCAAAGTCAGAGAACTAGTAGGTTACAGAAACGCAGAAACAAGGAGTTACTATGTGTATACTTGTAGTGCTTGTAGGAAGTCTTGTTCAAGCTCTCCAAGCGACTTCTTCTGCTTCTTATCGATACTGCAATATTGTAACATGTTACTATCTACCTCTTCTTCTCCGGCTTCAACCTGCTGCCCTGAAATAATACAGTTTGCCATCAATTTACTAGTTATCCAGAAACGAAGTGCAGATGTTTTTAACAATGGGGTAAGGCTGCTCACGGCAATAGTGTAAAAGGGTTTCACCGAATGATAAAACATTGTTACCCTGATGGTAATGTATCAAAACACCCAAGAAATTTCTTGTAATTTTTCCATTGAAATGTGAAGATCACCAATGCATTACCCCAAGTTTCAATGAAGAGAGGATCATTGATCCCACTTTCGTGTTCCATCTGGTGTCTCATCACTTTTATCTTCCGACACTATCAATTTAACTTGATTTACACATCTTTGTATAATCAAAGATTGTGTCAGAAGAAACAGTAATACTTTAGGACACAAGATGGGGACAGTATATATGGATTGTTTCCATTATTTTGTCAAAATGAATTAATTCCACATTTCTAGCTAGTTTCAACTCC contains:
- the LOC141588710 gene encoding expansin-A7-like yields the protein MASKFLMLWFVVLCMVILRGESVFQPTPWKLAHATFYGDDSASATMGGACGYGNLFSNGYGTNTAALSTVLFNNGYACGRCYQVMCVNSKWCTSGSPSITITATNLCPPNWYQDTNAGGWCNPPREHLDLSKPAFQRLAVYTAGIIPINYRRVPCQRSGGIRFSFQGNPYWLLVYVMNVGGAGDVCQMWVKGSQTNWISMSQNWGASYQVFSKLGGQALCFKLKSYTTGDIIIAYNVAPSNWQVGSTYQSTVNFH
- the LOC141587309 gene encoding PGR5-like protein 1A, chloroplastic; its protein translation is MASKIGVAALTSPRLFTSPLPKSRNSVSLVSSSFRDESTRFTGSRRVTIRRKFILLAPRATTDKPGQQVEAGEEEVDSNMLQYCSIDKKQKKSLGELEQDFLQALQSFYYEGKAIMSNEEFDNLKEELMWEGSSVVMLSGDEQRFLEASMAYVAGKPILSDQEFDDLKLKLKTEGSMIVVEGPRCSLRSRKVYSDLTVDYFKMFLLNVPAAVVALGLFFFLDDLTGFEITLLLELPEPFSFIFTWFAALPAILWISQAITKLIVKDFLILKGPCPNCGTENLSFFGTILSISSGGNANKLKCTNCATELIYDSKSRLITLPEGSQA